A window from Cryptomeria japonica chromosome 1, Sugi_1.0, whole genome shotgun sequence encodes these proteins:
- the LOC131036645 gene encoding vacuolar protein-sorting-associated protein 37 homolog 2 has protein sequence MFKSFWGTQQQSPQQQAPNIPTQSWYPPSVLSPSTSSSRPATPNNLLSAGQSPRSRPPTVGNNNVDSRPQSPSYSQPSPAAGASIIPLLRDKSVDELRKILSDKKAYNEIFHSIDQVKDQDALHDELQRETTQLARKNLHKESQIVELRNQCTIIRTTELAAVQEKFHELEKRVQESVSFCAPGVLLERLRDAATAADDESENLHQQLLAGEMELSDFIQKYKKLRASYHRRTLLHLAAKASISPG, from the exons GGGAACGCAGCAGCAATCACCACAACAGCAGGCTCCAAATATTCCAACTCAGTCATGGTATCCACCTTCTGTGCTGAGTCCATCTACAAGCTCTTCTCGGCCTGCAACTCCCAATAATTTACTCTCAGCTGGGCAAAGTCCACGCTCTAGACCACCAACAGTTGGAAATAACAATGTGGATTCTCGTCCACAATCACCATCTTATTCTCAACCATCACCAGCTGCTGGCGCAAGTATAATTCCTCTTTTGAGAGACAAAAG TGTGGATGAACTGCGAAAGATTTTGTCAGATAAAAAAGCTTATAATGAAATTTTCCATTCGATTGATCAAGTCAAGGACCAGGATGCA CTGCATGATGAGCTTCAGAGGGAGACAACACAACTTGCAA GAAAAAACCTACACAAGGAGTCACAGATTGTGGAGCTGAGAAATCAG TGCACAATCATTAGAACAACAGAGCTAGCAGCTGTTCAGGAAAAGTTTCATGAGCTTGAAAAACGAGTTCAAGAATCTGTCAGTTTTTGTGCACCTGGAGTTCTTTTAGAAAGGCTTCGAG ATGCTGCTACTGCAGCTGATGATGAATCAGAAAACTTACATCAACAGCTCCTGGCTGGAGAGATGGAACTATCTGATtttattcaaaaatacaaaaaactcaGGGCATCTTATCACCGACGAACATTATTACATCTAGCAGCAAAGGCCTCCATATCTCCAGGCTGA